Proteins from a single region of Urocitellus parryii isolate mUroPar1 chromosome 4, mUroPar1.hap1, whole genome shotgun sequence:
- the LOC144254196 gene encoding olfactory receptor 5AP2 produces the protein MIRLMKEVQRRNQTEVTEFVLLGLSDNPHLQGVFFALFLSIYVATMVGNLGMIALIKMEPHLHTPMYFFLSSLSFVDASYSSSVTPKMLVNLVAENKAISFNGCAAQFYFFGSFLGTECFLLATMAYDRYAAIWNPLLYPVLMSNRICFSLVSTCFLAGFGNAAIHTGMTFRLSFCGSNRINHFYCDTPPLLKLSCSDIHINGIVIMAFSSFQVISCVVIVLISYLCILIAILKMRSVEGRRKAFSTCASHLMAVTIFFGTILFMYLRPTSSYSMEQDKVVSVFYTVVIPMLNPLIYSLKNKDVKEALRKIFQKHLH, from the coding sequence ATGATCAGGCTCATGAAAGAGGTCCAGAGAAGAAATCAGACAGAAGTGACAGAATTTGTCCTCTTGGGACTCTCAGACAATCCCCATCTGCAAGGTGTCTTCTTTGCACTGTTTCTGTCCATCTATGTGGCAACCATGGTGGGTAACCTGGGCATGATTGCACTGATCAAGATGGAGCctcacctccacacccccatgtacttctttctcAGCAGCCTGTCCTTTGTGGATGCCTCTTACTCTTCTTCTGTCACTCCTAAGATGCTGGTGAACCTTGTGGCTGAGAACAAGGCCATTTCTTTTAATGGGTGTGCTGCCCAGTTCTACTTCTTTGGCTCCTTCCTGGGAACTGAGTGCTTCCTGCTGGCCACGATGGCATATGATCGCTATGCAGCCATTTGGAACCCCCTGCTCTACCCAGTTCTCATGTCTAACAGAATTTGTTTCTCATTAGTGAGTACATGCTTCCTTGCAGGCTTTGGAAATGCAGCCATCCACACAGGCATGACTTTCAGGTTGTCCTTTTGTGGCTCTAATAGGATCAACCACTTCTACTGTGACACCCCACCTCTGCTCAAACTGTCATGTTCGGACATCCACATCAATGGCATTGTGATCATGGCTTTCTCCAGTTTTCAAGTCATCAGCTGTGTTGTGATTGTCCTCATTTCCTACCTGTGCATCCTCATTGCCATACTGAAGATgcgatcagtagagggaaggcgcaaggccttttccacctgtgcctcccaccTTATGGCGGTCACCATTTTCTTTGGGACCATTCTCTTCATGTATTTGCGACCCACATCAAGCTACTCAATGGAGCAGGACAAGGTTGTCTCTGTGTTTTATACAGTGGTcatccccatgctgaaccccctcatctacagtctgaaaaataaagatgtgaaagAGGCCCTGAGAAAGATCTTTCAGAAACACCTACACTAA